The Chloroflexota bacterium genome segment TCCATTTCGATCGCGTTCGCCCGCGAATCGAATCGAAGCTGGCGAGCGCCCGCCGAATCCCGCTCGCCCAGGTCCGCCTGCGCCCGCCGACGCCGGCTCCCAGCAAGATCGCCGCCGCCGCTTCAAACTATCGCGCCCACAACGCGGAGATGCAGAAGTACTTTGCAGAGGGCCGATTTGGGACGACCCAGTCCGGCCCCCAGCACCTAAGGTCCGGCCTGTCGGACGTGCCCGGCCGACCACCCGGCGAACGAGGCGACGTCTTTCTCAAATCCCCCTCGTCGATCATCGGGCCCGGCGACACGATTCTGTTGCCGGACACTACGCCAGGGAGGGAGGTGCATCACGAACCGGAGCTCGCGGCGGTCATCGGCCGGGAGTGCTACCGCGTGTCACCATCCCAGGCGCTTGACTACGTGTTTGGCTACACGGCGCTCCTCGACATCACCGTGCGCGGCGAGGGCGACCGATCGCGCCGCAAGTCGTATCGCGGCTTTACGCCCATCGGGCCGTGGATCGTCCTGAAGGAGGAGATCTCCGATCCCCAGGACCTGGACATCAAACTCTGGGTGAACGACGAGCTGCGCCAGGACGCGAACACCAGCGACATGATCGAGACGCTCGCGGAGATCATCGAGTACTCGTCGTACTGCTATACGCTGATGCCCGGCGATATCGTCACCACGGGGTCGCCAGATGGCGTCGCTCCCATCAAGGACGGCGATGTTGTGAAGATCGAGATCGAGGGCATTGGGAGCTACTCGGTAGACGTGGAGGCCCTGTAGAACCACCG includes the following:
- a CDS encoding fumarylacetoacetate hydrolase family protein, producing the protein MRLALFDDYRLGVVEGDQLADVTDALDEHDTEWPFVFVPRTIIHFDRVRPRIESKLASARRIPLAQVRLRPPTPAPSKIAAAASNYRAHNAEMQKYFAEGRFGTTQSGPQHLRSGLSDVPGRPPGERGDVFLKSPSSIIGPGDTILLPDTTPGREVHHEPELAAVIGRECYRVSPSQALDYVFGYTALLDITVRGEGDRSRRKSYRGFTPIGPWIVLKEEISDPQDLDIKLWVNDELRQDANTSDMIETLAEIIEYSSYCYTLMPGDIVTTGSPDGVAPIKDGDVVKIEIEGIGSYSVDVEAL